The Gossypium hirsutum isolate 1008001.06 chromosome D03, Gossypium_hirsutum_v2.1, whole genome shotgun sequence genomic interval ATAACAagaatgagtgagcagtgggttgctGCATGGATTAAGCAAAACTGGGATAAtaaatgcgttccttggagaAGTTTGAAAGATGCAATTCTAACACACCCAGACATGATAAAGAGGTTAGATGtctttgctttaagtatatacGGTTTGGTTGTCTTCCCCAAAGCCTTGAGGTATGCGGATGAAGCAGTCACTGATTTATTCAACCGGTTTGATAAGAAGGTTACGCCGATTCTGACGATTTTGGCAAAAACCTTTaggtcattgagtgcatgccgAAAAATGGGTGAgggtagatttattggatgtgtaCAGCTTCTACTCAcatggtttcacagtcacttttggaaggtggataaggtttcgtatcgagttttctctgaaaattattcaccactaaaggaGATAGTAGTTACGCCCAGGAGAGATGACATTTCGGAGGAGAAATGGATGGTAATTCTTCAGAATCTTCAGGAGGAGgacgttgagtggagagctccttggtttTTACCAGATAAGATCTTGTATAGGTGCGGTAATTTTGATTGGGTTCCACTGCTTGGAGTTTGGGGAGCTATTGGATATGCCCCATTATTGGTGGTAAGGCAATATAGGTCAAGACAATTTATACCTGCGACCCAAGGgatagctgattgtgaattttcgtacagagatgatggttatagaaagaaAATTCAAGAGATGTCCAGTGCGTGGAAACAGACTCATCGAATGAAAGGGTTAGCTGTGGGTCCGATGACAACTCCTGAGTATAATGAATGGCGGGGTAGGTGAATCAACGATAATATACCCAAGGTAAGTCAGGAAAGTCGCCAGTCAATAGAAGAACATTTACGAGTCATCCcttctgagttggaaatcataagaCAAGATTTTCAGAGAAGAAATGCAGatttagaaaagaagatagagcaaatggaggaGGAAAAGACGAACTTGAGATTGGACATATACGTTCAGAAGCTTGAAACTGAGAaattaaagaaagagaaaaacaatGTTGAGGAGGAGCTGGGTAGTCTGAAGATAGATTATAAAATGTTACGTCTGTCAATGAGAACTGCCGGGGTGGAAAAAACTTCAAAACAGTTGCGAAtagaaattcgagaagaaaaggACAAAGCTGATAGATGGGAACAGAAATTCCAAAAGATATAGAGGCGAAACGAGGttttagaaaagagtttgtcagaaagccaaaAGAAAAAGGGTGAGTTAAAGGATAGGGTGATCGTGTTGGAAGGATGTCTTTGTCAGTATCAAAATCGAAATCTCGCGAtagagttgaaagcaagcttgagcaagattgaaaaaatgaagaaaagaatcgaAGAGCTAGAAACGGCGCTGCAAAATTATGAGATCCAGATAAAGTACTTTCAGAGTCAAGTTAGGAGTAGAGATCATCTTATGGAAGAAGCTGTGGTAcagattcgagaagtagctgatcacATACAGACTTTAGCAGTACAAGCTGACATGCTGAGTGtaaagtatgaattagaatcggatCGGGGGCAAGAATTAGCTTTGTTACTTAGAACGATTAGAGTTCTAGGTACTAGGGCAAATtcttatttgtaattcattttatgtaaagaaatttaatttctagaaaagttttcttaaatggaattgaataaaaattgtcgccatttttgcattcatttcatgcattacttcatatgcatttaaaaaatatattaaaagattctaattaatttaaatcactcctcagttaatctggaaacaaACCAACCTACCAAACACTGCTACGGTACTAGATCAAAAACTAAGGAcatggatcaaaggatggaaaggcTAGAACAGTTCCAAAAGGAAATGCAAGAGCAGCTTCAACAGCAAATGAATGAGCAGCTTGAGAAAATTTAGcaaaaaatgatagaaaaaataatagaatCTCAAGGAAGTATGATGGCCCAGTTAACTCAATGGTTGAACAAGGAAACTGATAAAGAAAAAGGCTCTGTGCTCAATGTTGAAGAAGGAGACAGCGAGGGACCTGTTTATTCCCCAGGCTTTACCTCACAGCATGTTGAGATATATCCATACAAATCTGCTGTCACCATTAAGCCTCAACAGATCCAGGCCGACGCTACAACACAAATGAATTTTCAAGTTGGATCGGGCTCTAACCCCGGAGACAACCTTGTTAATCCTGCTATCCCTGACTTCGATGAAATAGctggaaaggagaaaatgaatgatgaattgcCAAAACAACTAGAAGAAAAGTACAAATGGCTAGAGGAGAAATTTAGAGCAATAGAATTTGTCGATAGTTACTATGGGATtgatgctaaagaattgagcttggttccagaTTTGGTACTCCCatacaagttcaaaatgccagaatttgagaagtacaacaGAACTAGTAGCCCTGaagcccatattactatgttttgcagacggatgactgggtatgttaatAACGATCAACTGTtgatacattgctttcaagatagcctcacagggcagtatccaagtggtacaatcgatTGAACCGTAGCCAGATTAATTCATAGAGAGATCTAGCACAGACGTTTATATAACAGTacagccatgtgactgacatggtacctgatagaatcactctgcagaacatggaaaagaaacccggtgaaagttttaggcaacacgcacagagatggagggaggttgccatccaagttcagccatctcttctagaaagagagatgacgatACTTTTCGTTAACACATTGAAGGCCTCATTTATACAACATATGAAAGGAAGTGCTACTAAAAGCTTTTatgacatagttatgaatggtgaaatgatagaaaatgctatcaAAAGCGGGAAGATAGATGCTGGAGAAAGTAGCAGAAGGTCGGCctcaaagaaaaaggaaaacgagGTCAATAACGCAGTTATTCAAAGACTATTACGGTGAATCAGCCGAGAAAGGTGACTATTGACAAACAAGGAACCGACACAAGGCAAAACAGGGAAAAGTCCAAATTTACGTCCATTCGAATGTcgtataaggagttgtatcaaaagttATTTAATGCACACGTAGTTTCTCCCTTTTATTTAGAGCCTCTATAGCCTCCGTACCCCAAGTGGTACGATGCAAACGCACAATGCGATTATCACACGAGAATCGTGGGGCATTCCATAGAACATTGTACGGTGTTCAAAAAGCTGGTTGAAAGACTCATAAGCATGGGcattgttaaattggatgattcGCCTAAGACAGAGAATCCGTTACCTGATCATAATTGAGTGAACATGATAGGTGGGAGCATAGGTAGAAGAATCAAGGAAGATATTGCAGAAGTTAAAATTCCTTTGAGATGGGTCTGAAGGAAGATGGTAGAAAGGGGATTATTTGTTTTGGATTCAGAGAGAAGCTTTGAAAGAGTGGAAAACTATTGCGAGTTCCATCATGATGAGGAACATGAGATTCAAGAATGTATAGAATTCAGAACTTTGGTTCAaggcatgatggataacaaggaaatAGAGTTTTACAAACAAGTTGAGGAGGAATGGAGTATCCGCACATCCGAATCCACAAAGGTTCCAAGAGTAGCGTAGCCGGTGGTCATCATTTCGCGACcaaagaataatgaaattagaatGCCAGTAACACCAAGGATCATAATAAAGAAACTTGCAACATTTTCTTACCAAGATAGTAAGAGGGTTCCGTGGAACTACGAGTGCAATACAACTGTCCCTAAAAATGAGAATGTAAAGGACCAAGGTGTGAGTGCCGATCCAGAACCTATGAAAGGAAAGGCTATAGCAGTGGAACAAAAAAGGAAAGTAGTTGAGCCTGTGCTATCTATCAATGAGCCAGTGAAGGAGGAAGAAGCTGTGGAATTCCTCAAATTTTtgaagcatagtgagtataatgtggtcgaacagttgcataaacaaccagCCCGCACGTCCATACTAGCCTTGCTCTTGAATTCCGAagtacatcgtaatgcgttgatgAAGGTGTTGAACGAAACCTATGTAGTCAATGATATTTCTGTCAATAAATTGGATCGGTTGGTCAATAATATCAGTACTGATAACTTCAtattcttcaacgatgatgagatgcCACCTGGGGGCACAGGATTTACTAAAGCTTTACATATCACTACACGATGCAAGGGGTATACTTTGCTAGGAGTgttgattgacaatggatcagctttgaaTGTGTTGCCATTATCCACACTTAACAGACTTCCCATAGACAGCTCGCAcatgaaaacatgccaaaatatagtgagggcATTTGACGGTACAGAAAGGAAGATCATGGGACGAATTGAGATACCCCTATTGATCGGCCCAACAGTTTACGAGGTGGATTTTCTTGTGATGGATATCAAACCCTCTTACAATTGCTTACtagggagaccatggatacattcggcGGGGGCCGTACCTTCATCGTTACATCAAAAATTAAAGTTGGTGTCAGAAGGTCAGTTGGTGACGATAAACGCTGAAGATGATATTATAGCGGTCGTATCCAATGAGGCGCCGTATGTGGAAACCAATGACGAGGCAGTGGAATGCTCCTTTCAATCTCTAGAATTTGTAAATGGAACATTTATTCTGaaagggagtaaaattttggtgcctAAAATATCCAAAACTACAGATATGGGTTTGCAATTGTTGTTAGGGAAAAGAGCTTTACCCAGAAAAGGATTAGGGAAATACCTTCAAGGAAAAATTGGGGTTCCAGCGCTAAAAGAAAAACAAGACAACTTTGGCTTAGGGTACAAACCAGATAAATGACAGAGAATGAAGGAGTTGGAAAGAaggcaagaaagaagaagagcgcGTTTAAATGGGGAGGAAATCAAATGGGAGCCAATGATAATTCCCTACATATCCAAAACCTTCGTGTCTGGGGGTATTATTCACTTTGAGAGAAAGATATCAACTGAGGAAAGCATCGAGGAGACACTGGAAAATGTGCACATCAATGCCATTTGTGAAGGTATAAAGGAAGAAGGAAGTTTGTCAGACATTTGTCCTTATGAGCCTGGGAGTGTTTTAGATAATTGAACTGTGGAAGAAATACCTGAAGTCTTTAGAATTGTCTCAGAGTAATATTTagaacaaacttgttgttttagcctagaaataataagaactcttttgtgaaaaAGGTTTATGTTCAAGCATCGTTATTCTAATAAAACACATCTTTGCAATtctttgagcaaatattctttccatatgagtaaatattatataattatttgttcatttataatcatattgcacaaataattgtacataaattcatacattcttttgtaaccataTTAGGTCCCGTATA includes:
- the LOC107941270 gene encoding uncharacterized protein: MPVTPRIIIKKLATFSYQDSKRVPWNYECNTTVPKNENVKDQGVSADPEPMKGKAIAVEQKRKVVEPVLSINEPVKEEEAVEFLKFLKHSEYNVVEQLHKQPARTSILALLLNSEVHRNALMKVLNETYVVNDISVNKLDRLVNNISTDNFIFFNDDEMPPGGTGFTKALHITTRCKGYTLLGVLIDNGSALNVLPLSTLNRLPIDSSHMKTCQNIVRAFDGTERKIMGRIEIPLLIGPTVYEVDFLVMDIKPSYNCLLGRPWIHSAGAVPSSLHQKLKLVSEGQLVTINAEDDIIAVVSNEAPYVETNDEAVECSFQSLEFVNGTFILKGSKILVPKISKTTDMGLQLLLGKRALPRKGLGKYLQGKIGVPALKEKQDNFGLGYKPDK